One genomic segment of Chryseobacterium phocaeense includes these proteins:
- a CDS encoding N-acetylmuramoyl-L-alanine amidase family protein yields the protein MHNLNFKIILSFLLILSGTLFFSQKKFTIVLDAGHGGSDHGANRTYADIGRVAEKDVTLAVTLKIGAMLEKNRDFKVIYTRKFDEYPSLSDRTNLANRSKADLFVSIHCNSSQRPTAYGTETYVQGPNQNDENLEVAKRENDVIFLDEKDRQTFGSYNPSSPESLIALKLQQNKYLESSLLLGGLVEGNFVNKDKRFSRGVFQKNLHVLRMNAMPSVLIETGFINHPEESHYLASEKGQNEIAESIYSAIIDYKKAIDRKTGGSSISAKKPEPEKPAESPLKNDFRILLLSSPTKYNDGDPALKGLNYILPIKDNGQYKYYYGVTNMASVKDINLKTAKDAGFRNAYAVGFMPNQKLLTGYYTIEVYTGEKLNGNSFILQTLKDVERNKESGVFYYTYGKVFTLEDAVKLQKDLETKGIKNTVIQKVFK from the coding sequence ATGCACAACCTAAATTTTAAAATAATTTTATCATTTCTCCTTATTCTTTCCGGCACTTTATTTTTTTCACAAAAGAAGTTTACAATCGTTTTAGATGCTGGTCATGGGGGAAGTGACCACGGAGCGAACAGGACCTATGCAGATATTGGAAGAGTGGCGGAAAAAGATGTTACGCTGGCTGTTACGTTAAAAATAGGGGCCATGTTGGAAAAAAACAGAGATTTCAAAGTCATATATACCCGTAAATTTGATGAATACCCCTCCCTTTCAGACAGGACCAACCTTGCCAACAGAAGCAAGGCTGATCTTTTTGTCTCCATTCACTGTAATTCTTCACAGAGACCTACGGCGTATGGAACCGAAACCTATGTACAGGGTCCGAATCAGAACGACGAAAACCTGGAAGTGGCCAAAAGGGAAAATGACGTAATATTCCTGGATGAAAAAGACAGACAGACCTTCGGTTCCTATAATCCAAGTTCCCCTGAATCTCTGATTGCCCTGAAACTCCAGCAGAACAAATACCTGGAATCCAGCCTGCTTCTGGGCGGACTGGTAGAAGGAAACTTTGTGAACAAGGACAAAAGATTCTCACGGGGAGTATTCCAGAAAAACCTGCACGTGCTGCGTATGAATGCCATGCCTTCGGTACTCATCGAAACCGGATTCATTAACCACCCTGAAGAAAGCCACTACTTAGCTTCTGAAAAAGGCCAGAATGAAATCGCAGAAAGTATTTACAGCGCAATCATTGATTATAAAAAAGCCATTGACAGAAAAACCGGCGGATCTTCCATATCTGCAAAAAAACCGGAACCTGAAAAACCGGCGGAGTCTCCTCTGAAAAATGATTTCAGAATTTTACTGCTCAGCTCACCTACCAAATACAATGACGGAGATCCTGCATTAAAAGGACTGAACTATATTCTTCCTATCAAAGATAACGGACAGTATAAGTATTACTATGGAGTCACCAATATGGCTTCTGTAAAAGACATCAACCTGAAAACAGCTAAAGATGCGGGATTCAGAAATGCTTATGCGGTAGGATTTATGCCCAATCAGAAACTGCTGACGGGCTACTACACCATTGAGGTTTACACGGGTGAAAAGCTGAACGGAAATTCATTTATTCTACAGACCCTCAAGGATGTGGAACGCAACAAAGAAAGTGGAGTTTTCTATTATACTTACGGAAAAGTGTTTACATTGGAAGATGCCGTAAAGCTTCAAAAAGACCTTGAAACCAAAGGAATCAAGAACACCGTTATCCAAAAAGTTTTTAAATAA